Genomic segment of Mucilaginibacter sabulilitoris:
GGGCGTCAGGGTACAGCTATAGGCCATACCTGGTAATTGCACCTTTTTTAGGATAGTATGGGTGGCCGGTTCAATAACATACAGGCTGCTATCTTCTTTGGTTACCGCGTACAGGCGGCTGTTGCTTTTATTGGTAACCATTCCTGTAGGGCAGGTTTTACTCTGTGGCCAGGGCTTGCCTAATCTAATAGTATCCGGGTTTCCAAGTTTGTTATCTTTTATATGAAAATCCAATATCCAGTTATCATAACCTCCGGATACATAAAGGTCTTTTTCATCATGGCTAAAAGCCAGGCCATACCACGATTTATTTAATACCTTTTGATCTAGTAATTTCTCGCCCTTTGGGTCAATCAGTTGCACCGACTGGGTGCTTTGTCCGTTATTGGTTACAGCCAGTATGCGGCCGGTTGCACTCAATTGCATATTTAAGGGCAAGTCGCCCAGGGGCAATGAACGGCCGGCCGGACTGAGTTTCCAACCATTTGGCAGTAACACCTGGCTGGTTTGCTTCATTTTGCCTGGCAATTGCGCCTGGGCGCAAAAGCAAAAAAGAATCAATAACGCAGTAAAGAGAATACTCTTTATTGTGTTGAATTTGGTAAATGGTTTTATCATGGGTAGATTATTATTATTCATATTAAAACGGATGTCGATTATAAAGTGTGCTTTACAACATTCACTTACCTGCTGATAATCAGGCAAATTATTTGTATGCCATAATGCTTATGGGGTAAGCAAAAGTAACAGCCGAGTTAAACGCCCGTGTTAGGAGTTTGTTAACCCAATATTATTAAAACATAACAATTCTGTTGCAATGTTTACAGGCATTGCTGATTAGACCGGAAAACCAGAAACCAATTTTGAGAAGTAATATGAAAGGAATAAATCGCATAAAACTGAGTTTACAGCTTTATGCGATTTGATAAAGAATAATTACCAGTTTAGCTTTAATAAAGCGACGGCCTGGCGCGGTAATGTTATTTCGGTTTGTACGCGACCCGATTTAACCGTTAATTTTTCGGGCTTGCCAACCATTTGTAATTGTCCCGCTTTTTCCAGCTCCTGAATTTGCGCAGTTGTTGGTTTTTGAGGCGAACCCATTTTTTTCCAAACCTCATACGAATTACTGTATTGCTGATCGATGCGATACTGAGTAAGCGTTACGGTTTTACCCGGCAAATCCTTAATATTTATTTGTACAGGTTTACCTGCATTTTGCAGGTCATCGTCGTGATAATTCCAAACCATCAGGGTAGCGGTATTTTTATCTTTAGCAGCCAGGCCGCCAATATCCGTACGTGCACCTCTCACGCTTGAATCGGCAACAGATTCTACGCTGAACATTTGGTTTGCCTTCACCTCTACCCTTTTTCCTCTCATCATGCCCAGCATGCGGAATACATTTAGTACGGGCTTGTCAACTCCATTAGTGGCCAGGTCCCTGAACCCATAAAACCAGGGCTGATCTTCAAATTCAAACGACCATGAAACCGCGCCCATAAAATTGACTTGTAATGAATCGGCCAGCAAGTACTCCCGGGCAAATGAAGCAGCCGTATAGCTGGAATACATGGTACCGTTACGATAAGCGTTTGATGGATTGGTAGCCATACCACAAGCAGCACAGCCTTCGGGATCAGATTCACCAATTACAATAGGAATGTTTTTAGTTTGTGGATGAGAGGCTACTATTTTAAAACCTTCCCGTATATCGCGCAACTGCGGAGCCATATTCATGCGTACATGTCCATCTACAACAGCCGGCTGACCTTTGGCATGAAACGAGATCACATCAAGCGGGGAGCCTGTTTTTCCTGTTACATAGTTGGTTCCGGTTATACAGTGCTCAATAAAGGCCCTCAAAAACTTCATTCCTCCGGGGCTCGAACCTCCGGCCACTTCCGGTCCGCCAACTTTAGCGGTAGGCAAAGCTCTTTTTACACCATGGGCAGCGTAATCATATAATTTAAAAAACTCGGGCATGGTGCCTTTCCAATAGCCAATGTTGGGCTCGTTCCAAACTTCCCAATACCAGCTTTCCACTTCCTTCTTTCCGTATTTGGCTACCTCATGTTTTACCCATTGGTAAATGAGCTCCTCCCATTTGTCATAATCTTTAGGCGGATAAGCCCAACCCGTATATACTTCATTATAATCATGACCGGGCTGCCAATAATGCCGGTAGGGTTCCGGATGGGTTGACAAGGCTTCGGGCATAAAACCAATTTGCGCGTAAGGTTTCATACCCCGTTTAATGTAGGTATCAAATATACTATCAACCAGGTGCCAGTTATAAACAGGCTTGCCATTTGCATCTTCGGTATAAGCGTTGGTTGAGCCCCATTTTAAAGCGGCCTCTCCGTTACCCGTATTCAGTAAATTATGAACGCGCATGTGAACAGGTACAGGACTTAAAGCCGCTAATTCTGTTAGCAGCTTCCTTCCGTCTTTCATATAAGTATAGTTTGGTTCATCGTGACCAAACCATGCCCATATGGGTTTCATTTCCCCAGTTTCCGTTTTTAAATTTACGGTGATGGTTGCCTGTTGCTCATTTGTTTGCTGGGCAAACAAAATTTGCGCACTGGTTAACAGAACAAGTATAACCAAACCGCAGTACCGCGCTTTTATTTTCATGGATAAACGGTTGTTATTTATTAGAAAACTTATAAATGGTAACGGTACGGTAGGTTTCACCTGGCTTTAAAACTGTTGATGCAAATGATGACTGGTTAGGCGCATCAGGAAAATGCTGCGTTTCCATACAAAAAGCCGAGCGGTAACCGTAGGCTACGCCACCTTTTCCATCCTTTGAAGCACCGGTTAAAAAATTACCGGAGTAAAACTGCAATCCCGGCTCGTCTGTATAAACATTCATCACAATACCTGTTTTAGTACTTTTAACTGTAGCAACTGGCGTATTGAGGTCATGCTTATTTAAAACAAAGTTATGATCATACCCTTTGCCGTTTTTTAGTTGATCATTGGGTGTATTAATATCCTGGCCAATAGCTTTGGGTTTTGTAAAATCAAAAGGTGATCCTTTAACCGGCTGCAGTTTCCCGGTAGGGATAAGCGTGGTATCAACCGGCAAAAAGCTATCGGCGTTTATTTGTACCAAATTATCGGTTATGGTTTGATTGCCTGTCCCATTTAAATTAAAATAGGCGTGATTGGTTAAATTAACAATCGTTTTTTTATCTGTTGTTGCTTTGTACTCAATTTTAAGCGAATTGTCGTCGCCAAGCGTATAAGTTACCGTAACTGATAGGTTACCGGGGTAGCTGCCTTCACCATCTTTCGACAGATAAGAGAGTTCCAGTTGCTGCGCGCTTAATTGTTTGGCTGTAAATACTTTTGAATAAAAGCCGTTAAAACCGCCATGCAGGGTGTTTACCCCGTCATTAATATCCAATTGGTAGGTTTTTCCGTCAAGGCTGAATTTGCCTCTGGCTATACGGTTGCCATAGCGACCAATAATAGCACCGAAATATGGCTCCTTAGGTTTCTGATAATTTTTTAAGGAATCATATCCTAATATTACATCGGTAGGAGCTCCGCTGCTATCCGGAACAAGTAGACTCACCAGCCGGCCTCCATAATTAGTTATGGCTGCAACAGCGTTACCTTTGTTTTTAAGCGTAAATAATTTTACTGCTTTGCCTTGCACATTAGCATTGAAGTTTGCCGAATCCGGAACACTGTACCCTGTGGAGGATACGGCGTCTTTATTTGCGTCATTATTGACTTTTGGCTGGCTATTGCAGGCTGTAAACATTACAGCTGAAAGGCTGATCATCAATAAAAAATTATTGTTTTTTTTCATAATTGGATTGGTGGCTTATGTTTTTAATAAAATTATCACGGCTGGTTAACCCTAATAACAGGTGGTGAAATTGACATGTAAGATCAGTTTACTAATGTATAAAAATATTTATAACTGTAAAAAAAACACTTAAATAAATAGAGACTTTAAAGCATTGTAATCAGTTTTTTACGTTAGCTTTTAAAGGTATTAATCAACTGATCTAAAAACCGGTTGTAGCTGAAACGCTAAAAACTCGAAACAAAGGATAAAACAGATATCTGTTGGTTATTTCAAACCACTCATTAACAAAAGAGGCTGCCACCAATTTTGGGCAGCCTCTTTTTATTGGCGTTAATTACTGATTCAGATTCAGGACGCCGTTCTTTTAATTTTAACAGCAAAAAGCGACCATGTAGCCATAAGCATCAGCACTGCCGAAACCTGGTATATGATAGACAGGTCAACATGGGCATCCTTGAGCATCCCGCCTATGTAAACCATAATGCCGCCTATTATGGTACTTAAAAAATTCAGAAAGCCATATCCTGTGGCTATGTAACGGCTATCAACAATCTGGCATAAAATAGGCATCAGGTTGGCATCGTTAAAGCCTCGCGATACACCGTAAACAAGCATAGCTATAATACCCCAAAAAAAGACGGATGTGGACGACATGATAAACAGAAAGGGTGCACCAAGCGTAAAGCCAATGATTACTATATATAAACGCCCCTTTGGATTACTGCGCGACCAGCGGTCGGCGAGCAACCCTCCGCATAATACCCCAATGAACGATCCCACCTGCACGTAACCCGTCGCAGAAAATCCGGCTTCTCCCAGGTTAAGATGGAAATGCTCTTTCAGAAAGGTTGGGAGCCAGCCGTAGATCAGCCAGTTTACCATGCCTAATGTACAGAAATACAATAGCAATATGCGAAAGGACGATTCGGAGAAAAGCAATTTAAATGAGCCTATCAGGTTGATGGGTTTCCCCTCTTGTTTTACAACTGCTAACTTCCCTACGCGTACTTTTGGGGTATCGCGCAAGAAAAACAAAAGTATTACCGAATAAAGTATGCCAAACAAGCCAAACACCTGAAAGCCGTAACGCCAGCCCCACAATTCTGCAATATATCCCCCCAGACCGCCAAGGGCCAAGCCGGCATATAAACCGCTCATGTGTACCCCCGTAGCTAATGACCGCGTACGCCCTTTATGATAATCTGTTATTAAAGCGAGTGCTGCAGGAATATAACAAGCTTCGCTGATCCCCATAATAACACGGGCTGCCACCATTTCGTTAAATGAGCTTACAAAACCCGTCCATATGGTTACAGCCGACCAAACCATTACGCTGAAAACAATTACCGATTTGCGGCCGTACCTATCAGCAAAATAACCACCCAACGGGCTTAATATGCCGTATGACCAAAGAAATGCGGAAGTAAGCAGACCAAATTGTGCGTCATTTAAATGAAAATCTGACACAATAGGATCACGCATGGAGGTAATAAGTATACGGTCGAAATAATTAAGGAAGGCAACTATCCACAACATAGCTACCACAAGCCATGAGTAAGAAGCGTTTGATTTATTTGAGTTTACCATTGATGTTTAGTAATCATGTGTGTTATTCCTTATTGAAATCTAAAACAGCTTTCAATACCTTCGGTGTGCGAACCGCAGGCCTCACCTCCCCTCCCGGAAATATCAAATTTCCATTCCATACTACCAGTGTGGTAGTTACCGGCGCCCAAATACTGTTATTAGGTCTCATATCTGCATCCGCCTTTTTGTCGGTAAATATGTTACCGGCGTCCGCCCATTTATTTTTTACAACATCATAGGCAAGTATCCCGGATCTAAAGCCGGGATGTTTGTCTTTTAGCGCAGATGCTTCTTCAGCCAGTTTACCATCATCCCCTCCAAATATCAGCAACTGCTGTTGCTGACCATGCTTTACAGGATATGCAGGACCTGGGGCAGCAACTGTGGCATAAGGCATATCTGGTAATTTTGTCCAACCCGCATCCGGAGCATACATATAAGCATCATTTAGATACTTTCGTTTTGTAGCGCCCTCTCCATTATCTGTCAACGAAGCGCCACTAAACAGGTAAAATTTATTATTTGCTGCTCCGGCAACACTTAACATCCTGGGTTCGCCGGGCCAGCTATTCAATATTTTCCACTTTTGTTTCGCTACAGGCTGGGCCAGATCAATTGACCAGAAATTAGACGCAGCGCGTTTGTCATCGGGGTTAATTAAGCCACCGGCTATATAAATTGTATTTCCGGCTAAAGCGCCGGCAGCATTGGCCAACGTGGCAGGCAGTTCCGGTAACTTAGTAAATGCTATTTTACCATACAGATAGGTAATACCAAATACCTCTTTGCGATGTCCCTCCTCATTGCTGCCACCAATGCAAATGAGCTGATCATGATAAACTACTGATATCCCGTAACCAAGTGGATGGGGGAGCTTCCCGGCAACTTTCCATACGCCATCGGGTTTTTCAAGTACAAAGATCTTATCGCTCCATGCTTTTTTTGAGCCTGTCCACGGCGCGCCTCCATCCGGAAAATTAGCGCCACCGGCTACAATTAAACAGCCATTTGATACTCCGGCAAAAGATCCGGCAAAACCATGCTGATCCGGTATTGCAGGAAGTTGCGACCAGCTGAAATGAGGAAAACCTGTTATGTGCTGAGCACTGCTATTTGTTGCTAAAAGCATAAAAATTATCCATAAATAAATATTATTAACTCGCATAGTACAGCGTTTTAAAGCTACAATGTACCTGTTGTACCTGTTTTAGCCGAATAACTTTTTAGCAAATTGAAAAAATCAAGTGCTTCCAGGTCAGCTTTTAGCTTATCATAAGCTTGCTGGGTTAATGAGCTCAGCGGCAGTCTTGCATCTCCTAAATCCGTACCCAGCATTTTCATGATCGCACGTTGCGCGGCGATGGAAGGATGCTTGATGATACAGCGGATTACGTTAATCATGGTTAGCTGTAGTTGACGGGCTTCCTGATTTTTGCCTGCAGCATACAGCTCCATAACATTTAAGTAAACCGGCGCAGCGAACGTATAGGTGCTGCCGATAGCCCCCTCTGCCCCAACAGCCAACGCTCCAAGCAGCATTTCATCATAGCCAAAAAGCGTGTCGAAACTACCACCTTTGTAATTTAAACATGACTGATATTCATGCAGTGTTGAAGCGGTATATTTTATGCCTGCAAGATTCGGGATAGCGGTTTCGCCGAGTGTTAAAAACTCCATCATATCCATACCCACACCGGTAACTGCAGGTATGTGATAATAGTAAAATGGAAGCTCTGGGGCAGCCGATGCGATTTGGGCCATACAGTCAACAAGGTTTTGAACCGATACCGGTTTAAAATAAAATGCCGCTACAGCCGAAAAGGCATCGGCTCCTATAGCCGCAGCATGAACAGCAAGCTTCTTACTTTCTTTAATAGAGGTATGACCAACATGCACCAACACCAATATACGTTTACGGGCAGCTTTTACATAGGCCTCGGCAACTGCCATCCGTTCTTCCACGGTCATATTCGGCCCTTCGCCATTTGTACCGCAGATAAAAACGCCCGAAACCCCATCTGCAACAAGCTTATCTACCAGTAATGGTATCACATCTGTATTTATCTCACCGTCGTTATTATAAGCTGCAAATGTTGCCGCAACTATGCCTTTTATTTTCATTTATATGTTATTAAGTTATAAGTTATTAAAAAATTCGGGTATTAAATTTATAGCCCGCTTACGAACCAGCGTTATGTCTTCCGCCGATATATACTGATATGGCCAACGTAAACGCGTACCTAATGGCATCCATCCGCCAACGGCTGCCAGAAATTTATCCAGCGCCGGGTTTGAATACTGCTTTTGCTGATAAGGCGCTATACACTCTCCAAAAAACTGTAAAATGCGCTGTTCAACATCGAGTGCGCTGGCTATATCCGTCTGCATTTGTGCCCACCACCGTTGGGCCGCACCCGGATTAATGCAAGCTACATTAGAATACGCTCCGGAAGCGACACCATTTTTTACACCGCTTGCCAGCAAATGTCCGGGTACAAACACAGAAAGATTGCCGGCATACTGCTTCATATCCGCAAACCAATGCTCATTTCCACTGAGTACTTTTAGCCCTATAAGCTGCGGAACTGCCTGTTTAAGCGTTGCAAATTCATCAGGCTTAAGCACCGTTTTAGCGTGTGGCGGATTATATAATACCAGTGGGACATCAAAGCCGGCCATTACCTCCAAAAATGATATTTGTTCCTGCTGGTTAGCCGTAACCCAGTCCGGAAGAATAACTTGTACAGCATCAGGTTTAAGGTCGATGCTTCGTTTAACCCGCTCAAGCGATATCATCGGCGATGGATGACTTGCACCGATCTGAAAACGCATACCTGCTGCCGTACAACGCTCAGCCAATATGGCGTTGATCTTGTCAAACTCCTCTTCTGTTTGATTGTGGAACTCGCCCGCGGTACCGTTAGAATATATCCCATCCACACCGGCGGCTATCAGGTAATCTATCTCGGCGGCCAGTAAGTGGTAATCAATGGAATCGTCAGAATTAATAGGCAGTAACAAAGTTGCCCAATTTCCTTTTAAGGTTTCCGCAGTGAGTTTTTGATTCATTTCAGGTATGCTCTATAATTCGGATTCAAACTGTTTCACTTCCTCAAATCTGGTGGTACCTTTTACCAGACGGCCCAAACGCGGTTTACGGCCATTATATACTTCAATAGCATCTGCATCAGCATATCGTAAAAACAATATACGGCGGTCGCGGCTATCCGAGTAATTACCATCCGATTTGTGCAGCATCCAGCAGTTGAATATCAACGCATCACCGGCTTTCATTTCCATCGGCACGGCCAGGCTCTCATCGGCTTCAACAATAATTTCAGACTGACTTTTCTTTTGCTCTTCATTTTGTGCCACCCTGATCTGGCCTTGTTTATGGCTGCCGGGTATGAGCCACAGGCAACCATTACCCCGGTCGGTATCATCCAGCGCGGTAAGCGTGGTTAATGCATTATACGGTTCCAACTCGCCATAGCCATTATCCTGGTGCCAGCCAAAAGGCTTGGTGTTGCCCTTCATTTTAAAAGTTAGCTGTGAAGTGGCCCCCTTTATATTAGGGCCGATAAGCTGCGAGGCTATATCAACAAGCGGTCCTTCAAAATAATAATCGCGCACGGCCGGTGACTGGTGGTGAATATTTACCAGTAAAGAATTTTGCAGCCAGCTTTTATCCGGATCAAACGATTCTTTTTCCTTTTTCCAGGCCGTCATGCACTC
This window contains:
- a CDS encoding GH39 family glycosyl hydrolase → MKIKARYCGLVILVLLTSAQILFAQQTNEQQATITVNLKTETGEMKPIWAWFGHDEPNYTYMKDGRKLLTELAALSPVPVHMRVHNLLNTGNGEAALKWGSTNAYTEDANGKPVYNWHLVDSIFDTYIKRGMKPYAQIGFMPEALSTHPEPYRHYWQPGHDYNEVYTGWAYPPKDYDKWEELIYQWVKHEVAKYGKKEVESWYWEVWNEPNIGYWKGTMPEFFKLYDYAAHGVKRALPTAKVGGPEVAGGSSPGGMKFLRAFIEHCITGTNYVTGKTGSPLDVISFHAKGQPAVVDGHVRMNMAPQLRDIREGFKIVASHPQTKNIPIVIGESDPEGCAACGMATNPSNAYRNGTMYSSYTAASFAREYLLADSLQVNFMGAVSWSFEFEDQPWFYGFRDLATNGVDKPVLNVFRMLGMMRGKRVEVKANQMFSVESVADSSVRGARTDIGGLAAKDKNTATLMVWNYHDDDLQNAGKPVQINIKDLPGKTVTLTQYRIDQQYSNSYEVWKKMGSPQKPTTAQIQELEKAGQLQMVGKPEKLTVKSGRVQTEITLPRQAVALLKLNW
- a CDS encoding aldose epimerase family protein; amino-acid sequence: MKKNNNFLLMISLSAVMFTACNSQPKVNNDANKDAVSSTGYSVPDSANFNANVQGKAVKLFTLKNKGNAVAAITNYGGRLVSLLVPDSSGAPTDVILGYDSLKNYQKPKEPYFGAIIGRYGNRIARGKFSLDGKTYQLDINDGVNTLHGGFNGFYSKVFTAKQLSAQQLELSYLSKDGEGSYPGNLSVTVTYTLGDDNSLKIEYKATTDKKTIVNLTNHAYFNLNGTGNQTITDNLVQINADSFLPVDTTLIPTGKLQPVKGSPFDFTKPKAIGQDINTPNDQLKNGKGYDHNFVLNKHDLNTPVATVKSTKTGIVMNVYTDEPGLQFYSGNFLTGASKDGKGGVAYGYRSAFCMETQHFPDAPNQSSFASTVLKPGETYRTVTIYKFSNK
- a CDS encoding MFS transporter; translated protein: MVNSNKSNASYSWLVVAMLWIVAFLNYFDRILITSMRDPIVSDFHLNDAQFGLLTSAFLWSYGILSPLGGYFADRYGRKSVIVFSVMVWSAVTIWTGFVSSFNEMVAARVIMGISEACYIPAALALITDYHKGRTRSLATGVHMSGLYAGLALGGLGGYIAELWGWRYGFQVFGLFGILYSVILLFFLRDTPKVRVGKLAVVKQEGKPINLIGSFKLLFSESSFRILLLYFCTLGMVNWLIYGWLPTFLKEHFHLNLGEAGFSATGYVQVGSFIGVLCGGLLADRWSRSNPKGRLYIVIIGFTLGAPFLFIMSSTSVFFWGIIAMLVYGVSRGFNDANLMPILCQIVDSRYIATGYGFLNFLSTIIGGIMVYIGGMLKDAHVDLSIIYQVSAVLMLMATWSLFAVKIKRTAS
- a CDS encoding galactose oxidase yields the protein MLLATNSSAQHITGFPHFSWSQLPAIPDQHGFAGSFAGVSNGCLIVAGGANFPDGGAPWTGSKKAWSDKIFVLEKPDGVWKVAGKLPHPLGYGISVVYHDQLICIGGSNEEGHRKEVFGITYLYGKIAFTKLPELPATLANAAGALAGNTIYIAGGLINPDDKRAASNFWSIDLAQPVAKQKWKILNSWPGEPRMLSVAGAANNKFYLFSGASLTDNGEGATKRKYLNDAYMYAPDAGWTKLPDMPYATVAAPGPAYPVKHGQQQQLLIFGGDDGKLAEEASALKDKHPGFRSGILAYDVVKNKWADAGNIFTDKKADADMRPNNSIWAPVTTTLVVWNGNLIFPGGEVRPAVRTPKVLKAVLDFNKE
- a CDS encoding dihydrodipicolinate synthase family protein translates to MKIKGIVAATFAAYNNDGEINTDVIPLLVDKLVADGVSGVFICGTNGEGPNMTVEERMAVAEAYVKAARKRILVLVHVGHTSIKESKKLAVHAAAIGADAFSAVAAFYFKPVSVQNLVDCMAQIASAAPELPFYYYHIPAVTGVGMDMMEFLTLGETAIPNLAGIKYTASTLHEYQSCLNYKGGSFDTLFGYDEMLLGALAVGAEGAIGSTYTFAAPVYLNVMELYAAGKNQEARQLQLTMINVIRCIIKHPSIAAQRAIMKMLGTDLGDARLPLSSLTQQAYDKLKADLEALDFFNLLKSYSAKTGTTGTL
- a CDS encoding dihydrodipicolinate synthase family protein, with the protein product MNQKLTAETLKGNWATLLLPINSDDSIDYHLLAAEIDYLIAAGVDGIYSNGTAGEFHNQTEEEFDKINAILAERCTAAGMRFQIGASHPSPMISLERVKRSIDLKPDAVQVILPDWVTANQQEQISFLEVMAGFDVPLVLYNPPHAKTVLKPDEFATLKQAVPQLIGLKVLSGNEHWFADMKQYAGNLSVFVPGHLLASGVKNGVASGAYSNVACINPGAAQRWWAQMQTDIASALDVEQRILQFFGECIAPYQQKQYSNPALDKFLAAVGGWMPLGTRLRWPYQYISAEDITLVRKRAINLIPEFFNNL
- a CDS encoding phytanoyl-CoA dioxygenase family protein produces the protein MKREEWFNYQKLNAEQLNTFRENGFLIIKKIINPAGITQIQNECMTAWKKEKESFDPDKSWLQNSLLVNIHHQSPAVRDYYFEGPLVDIASQLIGPNIKGATSQLTFKMKGNTKPFGWHQDNGYGELEPYNALTTLTALDDTDRGNGCLWLIPGSHKQGQIRVAQNEEQKKSQSEIIVEADESLAVPMEMKAGDALIFNCWMLHKSDGNYSDSRDRRILFLRYADADAIEVYNGRKPRLGRLVKGTTRFEEVKQFESEL